The following are from one region of the Amycolatopsis sp. QT-25 genome:
- a CDS encoding ABC transporter permease, with the protein MPRLLRALAGLAGFFLVWEVIVQAGLVRKEFFPPPTVVLVTIFEQFGETQFVRDLIATFLAWAIALLIAVAVAVPAGLLLGSIPGLRTATAVVVEFLRPIPAVALIPLVLLLIGGGPEAKITLAVYASLWPIMFNTIYALGEIDPILQETAKACGTSRFRTLTSVALPHTAPFVFTGVRLSANIALIAVVSTEFLAGAKLGIGNFIMQASTGSTRFDLVLAGTVVVGVLGFLINGGLEMIGRRAFRWSTVDREAVS; encoded by the coding sequence GTGCCACGACTTCTCCGTGCCCTGGCCGGTCTGGCCGGTTTCTTCCTCGTTTGGGAAGTGATCGTCCAGGCCGGCCTGGTCCGTAAAGAGTTCTTTCCCCCGCCGACCGTCGTCCTCGTGACGATCTTCGAACAGTTCGGCGAGACACAGTTCGTCCGGGACCTGATCGCGACGTTCCTCGCTTGGGCGATCGCCCTGCTCATCGCGGTCGCCGTCGCCGTACCCGCCGGTCTGCTGCTGGGCAGCATTCCCGGGCTGCGCACCGCGACCGCGGTGGTCGTCGAATTCCTGCGGCCGATCCCCGCCGTCGCGCTGATCCCGCTGGTGCTCCTGCTGATCGGCGGCGGGCCCGAAGCGAAGATCACGCTGGCCGTGTACGCGTCGTTGTGGCCCATCATGTTCAACACGATCTACGCGCTCGGCGAGATCGACCCCATTCTGCAGGAGACCGCGAAAGCCTGCGGTACCAGCAGATTCCGGACGCTGACGTCGGTGGCGCTGCCGCATACCGCGCCGTTCGTGTTCACCGGGGTGCGGCTGTCGGCCAACATCGCGCTGATCGCGGTGGTCAGCACCGAGTTCCTCGCCGGGGCCAAACTCGGCATCGGCAACTTCATCATGCAGGCCAGCACCGGCTCCACCAGGTTCGACCTCGTCCTCGCGGGCACCGTGGTGGTCGGCGTGCTCGGCTTCCTCATCAACGGCGGACTCGAGATGATCGGCAGGCGGGCCTTCCGCTGGAGCACGGTCGACCGGGAGGCGGTCTCGTGA
- a CDS encoding ABC transporter permease, translated as MTTLTLTSRVGRRVGRGIGILVRNWLLFFALLGIWELATRLGQSPFFPPPTEILTTSGKLWFSGPAAQLFLTDTVFANVLPSLGRTLGGWLLAGALGVALGVMLGRSKTGMDYVGPLFAFFRSVPPPALIPVFIVLFGLGPGMQTGSIIFGAIWPVLLNTVDGVRSVDQVKIDTAKSFRTPRSHWVRSIVLPAAGPKIFAGLRLSLSISLLLMVISELVGSYNGIGRSLMDAQQAFDFPLMWSWLVLLGLLGFGFNAAFLAVEQRVLRWQPTRNGRL; from the coding sequence GTGACGACCCTCACGCTGACCAGCCGCGTCGGCAGGCGCGTGGGCCGGGGTATCGGCATCCTCGTCCGCAACTGGCTGCTCTTCTTCGCCCTGCTCGGGATCTGGGAACTCGCGACCCGGCTCGGCCAGAGCCCGTTCTTCCCGCCGCCGACCGAAATCCTGACCACGTCGGGGAAACTGTGGTTCTCCGGTCCGGCCGCACAGCTGTTCCTGACCGACACCGTGTTCGCCAACGTCCTGCCGAGCCTCGGCCGGACGCTCGGTGGCTGGCTGCTGGCCGGTGCCCTCGGCGTCGCGCTGGGGGTCATGCTGGGCCGGTCCAAGACCGGGATGGACTACGTCGGACCGCTTTTCGCGTTCTTCCGCTCGGTGCCGCCGCCCGCGCTGATCCCGGTGTTCATCGTCCTGTTCGGACTCGGGCCGGGTATGCAGACCGGGTCGATCATCTTCGGCGCGATCTGGCCGGTACTGCTCAACACCGTCGACGGTGTCCGGTCGGTGGACCAGGTGAAGATCGACACCGCGAAGTCGTTCCGGACCCCGCGGTCGCACTGGGTGCGCTCGATCGTGCTGCCCGCCGCCGGGCCGAAGATCTTCGCGGGCCTGCGGCTGAGCCTGTCCATTTCCCTGCTGCTGATGGTGATCTCGGAACTGGTCGGCTCCTACAACGGCATCGGCCGGTCCCTGATGGACGCCCAGCAGGCGTTCGATTTCCCGCTCATGTGGTCGTGGCTGGTCCTGCTCGGGCTCCTCGGCTTCGGGTTCAACGCGGCCTTCCTCGCGGTGGAGCAAAGAGTGCTTCGCTGGCAGCCCACCCGCAACGGCCGTCTCTAG
- a CDS encoding ABC transporter ATP-binding protein codes for MSTMLEVSGLNHRYGAGEKAHIAVDDLSFTVEAGQLASIVGPSGCGKSTLLRCIAGLIKPTSGRVSLHGDDVSAGVPEDLAVVFQDYSRSLFPWLSVAKNVEFPLRWRDLSRSERRTRAQEALESVGLSGVGSKFPWQLSGGMQQRVSIARALASRPALLLMDEPFASVDAQTRFELEDLTRRVQRENGSTVLVVTHDIDESVYLSDRVLVLSKSPAKIVADLPVGLPAERDQITTRESAEFVTLRGEVARLLHGGAPEAAAAASDAAEYELAQQEAAADAAASDAHAKS; via the coding sequence ATGTCAACCATGCTCGAAGTCTCCGGGCTGAACCACCGGTACGGCGCGGGAGAAAAAGCGCACATCGCGGTCGACGATCTGTCGTTCACCGTGGAAGCGGGACAGCTCGCGAGCATCGTCGGCCCGTCGGGCTGCGGCAAGTCGACGCTGTTGCGCTGCATCGCCGGGCTGATCAAGCCGACGTCCGGCCGCGTCAGCCTGCACGGCGACGACGTCTCCGCCGGGGTGCCGGAGGATCTGGCCGTGGTGTTCCAGGACTACAGCCGCTCACTGTTCCCGTGGCTCTCGGTCGCGAAGAACGTCGAGTTCCCCTTGCGGTGGCGTGACTTGAGCCGCTCGGAGCGCCGGACGCGGGCGCAGGAGGCGCTGGAGTCGGTCGGCCTGTCCGGGGTCGGCTCGAAGTTCCCGTGGCAGCTCTCGGGCGGTATGCAGCAGCGCGTGTCGATCGCGCGAGCGCTGGCCAGCAGGCCCGCCCTGCTGCTGATGGACGAGCCGTTCGCGTCGGTCGACGCGCAGACGCGCTTCGAACTCGAGGACCTGACCCGGCGCGTGCAGCGCGAGAACGGGAGCACGGTCCTCGTGGTCACGCACGACATCGACGAGAGCGTCTACCTGTCGGACCGGGTGCTGGTGCTGTCGAAGTCACCCGCCAAGATCGTCGCGGATCTGCCGGTCGGGCTGCCCGCGGAGCGGGACCAGATCACCACGCGCGAGTCCGCCGAGTTCGTGACGCTGCGCGGCGAGGTGGCTCGCCTGCTGCACGGTGGTGCCCCGGAAGCGGCCGCCGCCGCTTCGGACGCGGCCGAGTACGAACTCGCGCAGCAGGAGGCAGCCGCCGACGCCGCTGCCTCCGACGCACACGCGAAAAGCTGA
- the mdlC gene encoding benzoylformate decarboxylase produces the protein MATRTVRDATRELLRDLGLTTVFGNPGTTEIAFLTEWPDDFTYVLALHEASVVAMADGYARATRRATLVNLHSAGGVGHALGHIFTAYRNNAPLIILAGQQTRSLLPDDPFLGAVEAANFPKPYVKWSCEPARAEDVPAALARAYHVATQAPMGPVFVSVPVDDWDVETTKPIVSRPAIRGFAPDPSALDELVSALDAAEHPAIVVGAGVDDEDAVPDLVELAEKVGAGVWASPMAARCSFPEDHPQFFGFLQPERKALASALIDHDLVVVIGAPAFIYHVYRGESEISMPPLFLVNADEQVLARAEAGTGVRATPKLAIRALLERAAPREAPKSRTRLEKPAAVTPITPGFAYSVISEVLPDNAIVVEETPSHRNELHDHLPIKSTDSGFFTVASGTLGYGLPAAVGVALARPDRKVVAILGDGSSMYCVQALWTAAQHELPVTFVIFDNSQYAAVRILGEAAGGEKVPGVDLGGIDFPALAKSLGLGTSVVEKAEDLKPTLEAALPDARPHLVHVRIDANPRTLY, from the coding sequence ATGGCTACCCGCACCGTACGTGACGCGACCAGGGAACTGCTGCGCGATCTGGGCCTGACCACCGTCTTCGGCAATCCCGGCACCACCGAGATCGCCTTCCTGACGGAGTGGCCGGACGACTTCACCTACGTGCTCGCGCTCCACGAAGCGTCCGTCGTCGCGATGGCCGACGGATACGCGCGTGCGACGCGGCGGGCGACGTTGGTGAACCTGCATTCCGCCGGTGGGGTCGGCCACGCGCTCGGGCACATCTTCACCGCGTACCGCAACAACGCCCCGCTGATCATCCTCGCCGGTCAGCAGACCAGGTCGCTGCTGCCGGACGACCCGTTCCTCGGTGCCGTCGAGGCGGCGAACTTCCCCAAACCGTACGTGAAGTGGAGCTGCGAACCGGCGAGGGCGGAGGACGTCCCGGCGGCGCTGGCACGGGCGTATCACGTCGCGACGCAGGCACCGATGGGCCCGGTGTTCGTCTCGGTGCCCGTGGACGACTGGGATGTCGAGACCACGAAGCCGATCGTCTCCCGGCCGGCGATCCGCGGTTTCGCGCCCGATCCGTCCGCTTTGGACGAATTGGTGTCCGCTTTGGACGCCGCCGAGCACCCGGCGATCGTGGTCGGCGCGGGTGTCGACGACGAGGACGCCGTGCCGGATCTCGTCGAGCTGGCCGAGAAGGTCGGCGCGGGCGTCTGGGCGTCGCCGATGGCCGCGCGCTGCTCGTTTCCCGAGGACCACCCGCAGTTCTTCGGTTTCCTGCAGCCGGAACGCAAAGCGCTCGCGAGCGCGCTGATCGACCACGACCTCGTGGTCGTCATCGGCGCCCCGGCGTTCATCTACCACGTGTACCGGGGCGAGTCGGAGATCTCGATGCCGCCGCTGTTCCTGGTCAACGCCGACGAGCAGGTCCTCGCCAGGGCCGAGGCGGGCACCGGCGTCCGCGCGACGCCGAAGCTCGCCATCCGCGCGCTGCTGGAACGCGCCGCACCGCGGGAGGCGCCGAAATCCCGCACCCGGCTGGAAAAGCCCGCCGCGGTCACCCCGATCACGCCGGGCTTCGCCTACTCGGTGATCTCGGAAGTCCTGCCGGACAACGCGATCGTCGTCGAGGAGACCCCGAGTCACCGCAACGAACTGCACGACCACCTGCCGATCAAGTCCACCGACTCGGGCTTCTTCACCGTCGCCAGCGGCACCCTTGGCTACGGTCTGCCCGCCGCCGTCGGCGTCGCGCTGGCCCGCCCGGACCGCAAGGTCGTCGCCATCCTCGGCGACGGGTCGAGCATGTACTGCGTCCAGGCACTGTGGACGGCGGCACAGCACGAGCTGCCGGTGACGTTCGTGATCTTCGACAACTCGCAGTACGCCGCCGTGCGCATCCTCGGCGAGGCCGCGGGCGGCGAGAAGGTGCCGGGCGTCGACCTCGGCGGCATCGATTTCCCCGCGCTGGCGAAGAGCCTGGGGCTGGGGACGTCGGTCGTCGAGAAGGCCGAAGACCTCAAGCCGACGCTGGAGGCCGCGCTGCCGGACGCGCGGCCGCATCTGGTGCACGTCCGCATCGACGCGAACCCGCGCACGCTGTACTGA
- a CDS encoding copper homeostasis protein CutC, with protein MSPKTGLLEVIALTAADAERAQEGGADRLELVSDMASDGLTPSVGTLREVLAATDLPVRVMLRDNMSFAAGDLDGLRADAGRLIEAGAREFVLGFLDLESEIDVDACETLVKELDGLPWTFHRAIDRARDPLRAYDRLAALGCDTVLAAGHPHGVAHGLSVLQRLARRSDGPRLLVGGGLRPQQVHLLRAGGVDAFHVGSAVRPGGWESGMDTVDVAAVREWAALVKD; from the coding sequence ATGAGCCCGAAAACCGGCCTGCTGGAAGTGATCGCGCTGACCGCGGCGGACGCGGAGCGCGCACAGGAGGGCGGGGCCGATCGCCTCGAACTGGTCAGCGACATGGCCAGCGACGGCCTGACGCCGTCGGTCGGGACGCTGCGCGAAGTACTCGCCGCCACCGACCTTCCGGTGCGGGTCATGCTGCGCGACAACATGTCCTTCGCCGCCGGCGACCTCGACGGACTGCGCGCGGACGCCGGGCGGCTGATCGAGGCGGGCGCGCGGGAGTTCGTGCTCGGGTTCCTGGACCTGGAAAGCGAGATCGACGTCGACGCCTGCGAGACCCTGGTCAAGGAGCTCGACGGGCTGCCGTGGACCTTCCATCGCGCCATCGACCGCGCGCGGGACCCGTTGCGCGCCTACGACCGGCTGGCCGCGCTCGGCTGTGACACGGTGCTCGCGGCCGGGCATCCGCACGGTGTGGCGCACGGCCTCTCGGTGCTGCAGCGGCTCGCCCGCCGCTCGGACGGGCCGCGGTTGCTGGTCGGCGGCGGCCTGCGCCCGCAGCAGGTGCATCTGCTGCGGGCGGGCGGGGTGGACGCGTTCCACGTCGGCAGCGCGGTCCGTCCCGGCGGCTGGGAGTCCGGCATGGACACCGTGGATGTCGCGGCCGTTCGCGAGTGGGCGGCCCTGGTCAAGGACTAG
- a CDS encoding nitrate- and nitrite sensing domain-containing protein — protein MVRRGKRPRGGDAAERHPRVGGRWRLRNWHLRTKLFVVLLIPALAVVALVGLRVDSDLRDARQLAEFATRGRVDSTVAEAVHQLQRERDLTVRFVAGERKGDLSELAEQRKRADEAIGTFDRTLGESKNRLGEKAATSLQLTSDRLRVLTGLRFSAEHSAFPADAVLRSYSELISGLLDISDATAADVSDPDLGKLRLAGNALARVKDQMSVKRAIMAAALAQGGLNRDRTRALLGAEAELAAARNDYRTFATPEQQRMYDDTVIGLIVDIGNDLVESALIRAENDQGLGGLDPNQWDTSATYTVNLAHQVQQALLVQLQERTDALAAQARTSAIWDGGIVLGVLVVAGVLSVIIARSLLRPLRILRRSALQVAEHQLPAAVEGLLSDPEPQPENLRRRLAVAPVPVFSREELGQVARAFDAVHGEAVRLAGEQAMLRENINAMFVNLSQRSQDLVERQLSVLDRMEADEQDPDTLAGLFELDHLATRMRRNSENLLVLSGTDVVREDGGAVVADEIIGAALSEVEHYQRIELGAAPRIAVRGEAVNDLVHVVSELLENATRYSDRSTMVQVEGHETERGEWQIEITDHGAGMPQAEIDRTNARLANPPDVDVEVSRRMGLFVVATLAVRHRIDVRLRSADGGGITAVVVVPAALIVEAPQPAPMPEPPSVVVVPEPEPEPPLEVPPLPEPQESVEESRFAPVLDPGPLRRAPVVEREPQPEWPSSDDDAVDHLELDSPTERMPKYQSVLSQWFDHGGPREGPSPAEPGPPSLPSFEPVKAAEESAAREESAQDPDEPTEPTLKPVRPKEKAPEPEPAWPTPAELEQEDGAEETWPVLPAVVPEARSQDDRPEKPRGERPILSLSPEAVRERMTSLQGGFRRGRHARGDENPSD, from the coding sequence GTGGTCCGTCGCGGCAAGCGTCCCCGTGGGGGTGACGCGGCGGAACGGCATCCGCGTGTCGGCGGGCGCTGGCGGCTCCGGAACTGGCACCTGCGTACCAAACTCTTCGTGGTACTCCTGATCCCCGCGCTCGCGGTGGTCGCCCTCGTCGGGCTCCGGGTCGACTCGGATCTGCGCGATGCCCGGCAGCTCGCCGAATTCGCCACCCGCGGCCGGGTCGACAGCACCGTCGCCGAGGCCGTGCACCAGCTCCAGCGTGAACGCGACCTCACCGTCCGGTTCGTCGCGGGCGAGCGCAAGGGCGACCTCTCCGAACTGGCCGAGCAGCGCAAGCGCGCCGACGAGGCCATCGGCACCTTCGATCGCACCCTCGGCGAAAGCAAGAACAGGCTCGGTGAAAAGGCCGCGACGAGTCTGCAACTGACCAGCGACCGCCTGCGTGTGCTCACCGGGCTCCGGTTTTCCGCGGAACACTCGGCTTTTCCCGCCGACGCGGTGTTGCGCTCCTACAGCGAGCTGATCTCCGGCCTGCTCGACATCAGCGACGCCACCGCCGCCGACGTGTCCGATCCGGATCTGGGGAAGCTCCGCCTCGCGGGCAACGCGCTCGCACGGGTCAAGGACCAGATGTCGGTCAAGCGCGCGATCATGGCGGCCGCGCTCGCCCAGGGCGGTCTCAACCGGGACCGGACCCGCGCGCTGCTCGGCGCGGAGGCCGAACTGGCCGCCGCCCGCAACGACTACCGCACCTTCGCGACACCCGAGCAGCAGCGGATGTACGACGACACGGTGATCGGCCTGATCGTCGACATCGGCAACGACCTGGTGGAGTCGGCGCTCATCCGCGCCGAGAACGATCAGGGGCTCGGCGGGCTGGACCCGAACCAGTGGGACACCTCCGCCACCTACACCGTCAACCTGGCCCACCAGGTGCAGCAGGCGCTGCTCGTCCAGCTGCAGGAGCGCACCGACGCCCTCGCCGCACAGGCGAGAACGTCCGCGATCTGGGACGGCGGCATCGTGCTCGGCGTTCTGGTCGTCGCCGGGGTGCTCTCGGTGATCATCGCGCGTTCGCTGTTGCGGCCGCTGCGGATCCTGCGCCGCAGCGCGCTCCAGGTCGCCGAACACCAGCTCCCGGCGGCGGTCGAAGGCCTGCTCAGCGATCCCGAACCGCAGCCGGAGAACCTGCGGCGACGGCTGGCCGTCGCGCCGGTCCCGGTGTTCAGCCGCGAGGAACTCGGCCAGGTGGCGCGCGCGTTCGACGCGGTGCACGGTGAGGCCGTCCGGCTCGCCGGGGAACAGGCCATGCTGCGGGAGAACATCAACGCGATGTTCGTGAACCTGTCGCAGCGAAGCCAGGATCTGGTCGAGCGGCAACTGTCCGTTCTGGACCGCATGGAGGCCGACGAACAGGATCCCGACACCCTCGCCGGGCTCTTCGAACTCGACCACCTCGCCACGCGGATGCGCCGCAACAGCGAGAACCTGCTGGTGCTCTCCGGAACCGACGTCGTCCGTGAGGACGGCGGCGCCGTCGTCGCCGACGAGATCATCGGCGCCGCGCTCTCGGAGGTCGAGCACTACCAGCGGATCGAACTCGGCGCCGCGCCACGGATCGCGGTGCGCGGCGAGGCCGTCAACGATCTCGTGCACGTGGTCTCCGAACTGCTGGAGAACGCGACCCGCTATTCGGACCGGAGCACGATGGTGCAGGTCGAAGGGCACGAGACCGAACGCGGCGAATGGCAGATCGAGATCACCGACCACGGCGCCGGGATGCCGCAGGCGGAGATCGACCGCACCAACGCGCGGCTGGCGAACCCGCCGGACGTCGACGTCGAGGTCTCCCGGCGGATGGGCCTGTTCGTGGTCGCGACGCTGGCCGTCCGGCACCGGATCGACGTCCGCCTGCGGTCCGCCGACGGCGGCGGGATCACCGCGGTGGTCGTCGTGCCCGCCGCGCTCATCGTCGAAGCGCCCCAGCCCGCCCCGATGCCGGAGCCACCGTCCGTCGTGGTCGTTCCCGAGCCGGAACCCGAGCCGCCGCTGGAAGTCCCGCCGCTGCCCGAACCCCAGGAGAGTGTCGAGGAGTCGCGGTTCGCGCCCGTGCTGGATCCCGGGCCGCTGCGGCGCGCTCCCGTCGTCGAACGCGAGCCCCAGCCGGAGTGGCCGTCTTCGGACGACGACGCCGTCGACCATCTCGAGCTGGACTCGCCGACCGAGCGGATGCCCAAGTACCAGAGCGTGCTTTCGCAGTGGTTCGACCACGGCGGCCCGCGCGAGGGGCCTTCGCCCGCCGAACCCGGCCCGCCTTCCTTGCCCTCGTTCGAACCGGTGAAGGCGGCCGAGGAGAGTGCCGCGCGGGAGGAGTCCGCGCAGGATCCGGACGAGCCGACCGAGCCGACGCTGAAGCCGGTGCGGCCGAAGGAAAAGGCGCCGGAGCCGGAGCCCGCTTGGCCGACCCCCGCCGAGCTGGAGCAAGAGGACGGGGCGGAGGAGACCTGGCCGGTGCTCCCCGCCGTCGTTCCCGAGGCCCGGTCGCAGGACGACAGGCCGGAGAAGCCGCGAGGGGAGAGGCCGATACTCTCACTTTCCCCCGAAGCGGTCCGCGAACGGATGACCAGCCTGCAAGGCGGATTCCGGCGCGGTCGCCACGCCAGGGGTGACGAAAACCCCTCGGATTGA
- a CDS encoding ABC transporter substrate-binding protein codes for MTKMRVLAIPLVAALLAIAGCGVFSRGDASTDAPLERAELRVGVGSPIDTAPLRVAVAAGKFTAAGLSVTLVDVPGDQAIDKLAAGEVDIAFASDVSIFRAAAAGTPLQLQGEAYTAGRNTMSLVTLPGSEYTEPTLKKAPKIAVNMLDDVGVLAARSVLGTAGVDVTRIQFKRHPFDRMPQALQSGEVDAAWMVEPYITRAEKELGASILADGARGATLDFPMSAYVSTGAFGQGNARTLAVFRKVLGEAQVRAADPAVVRDALPTFSDIDRTTASLISLGTYPVSLNGIRLQRVADLMHTSGMIGARLDVQALVPRP; via the coding sequence GTGACGAAGATGCGCGTCTTGGCGATTCCGCTGGTAGCGGCCCTGCTGGCGATCGCCGGTTGCGGAGTGTTTTCCCGTGGTGACGCAAGCACCGACGCGCCACTCGAACGGGCGGAACTGCGCGTCGGCGTCGGAAGCCCCATCGACACGGCACCCCTGCGGGTCGCCGTCGCCGCCGGGAAGTTCACCGCCGCGGGCCTTTCCGTCACCCTCGTCGACGTTCCCGGCGACCAGGCGATCGACAAGCTCGCCGCGGGCGAAGTCGACATAGCGTTCGCCAGCGACGTCTCGATCTTCCGCGCCGCCGCGGCCGGGACGCCACTGCAACTCCAGGGCGAGGCCTACACCGCCGGCCGCAACACCATGTCGCTCGTCACCCTCCCCGGCTCCGAGTACACCGAGCCGACGCTCAAGAAGGCACCGAAGATCGCGGTGAACATGCTCGACGACGTCGGGGTGCTGGCCGCCCGCTCGGTCCTCGGGACCGCGGGCGTCGACGTGACGCGGATCCAGTTCAAGCGGCATCCGTTCGACCGGATGCCGCAGGCGCTGCAGAGCGGCGAAGTCGACGCCGCGTGGATGGTCGAGCCGTACATCACCAGGGCCGAAAAGGAACTGGGGGCGAGCATCCTCGCCGACGGCGCCCGCGGCGCGACGTTGGACTTCCCGATGTCGGCCTACGTCTCGACAGGAGCCTTCGGCCAGGGCAACGCCCGCACGCTCGCGGTGTTCCGGAAAGTGCTCGGCGAGGCACAGGTGCGGGCCGCCGACCCGGCCGTGGTCCGCGACGCGCTGCCGACGTTCTCCGACATCGACCGGACCACGGCTTCGCTGATCTCGCTCGGGACCTACCCGGTCTCCCTCAACGGCATCCGGCTGCAACGCGTCGCCGACCTGATGCACACCTCGGGCATGATCGGCGCCCGGCTCGACGTGCAGGCGCTGGTGCCGCGACCCTGA
- a CDS encoding DNA repair helicase XPB codes for MTDGPLIVQSDKTVLLEVDNSQADDARIAIAPFAELERAPEHVHTYRITPLALWNARAAGHDAEQVVDALTTYSRFPVPQPLLIDIVDTMGRFGRLQIANHPAHGLVMSTIDRAVLEEILRHKKISPMLGTRIDEDTVIVHPSERGRLKQALLKVGWPAEDLAGYVDGEAHPIDLAEVDWELRDYQRKAAEAFWAGGSGVVVLPCGAGKTLVGAAAMSHAKATTLILVTNTVAGRQWKRELIARTSLTEEEIGEYSGEKKEIRPVTIATYQVVTRKTKGEYRHLDLFDSRDWGLVVYDEVHLLPAPVFRMTADLQSRRRLGLTATLVREDGREGDVFSLIGPKRYDVPWRDIEAQGWIAPAECTEVRVTLTDAERLAYATAEAEERYKLAATADTKTKVIKALVDRHPGEPTLVIGAYLDQLEMIGDELDAPVIQGATRNKEREELFDAFRRGEIRTLVVSKVANFSIDLPEASVAIQISGTFGSRQEEAQRLGRLLRPKGDGRQAHFYSVVSRDTVDTEYAAHRQRFLAEQGYAYRIVDADDLLRPL; via the coding sequence GTGACCGATGGCCCGCTGATCGTCCAATCCGACAAGACCGTGCTCCTCGAGGTCGACAACAGCCAGGCCGACGACGCGCGGATCGCCATCGCGCCGTTCGCCGAACTGGAACGCGCGCCCGAGCACGTCCACACCTACCGGATCACGCCGCTGGCGTTGTGGAACGCCCGCGCGGCAGGCCACGACGCCGAACAGGTCGTCGACGCGCTGACGACCTACTCGCGGTTCCCCGTGCCCCAGCCGCTGCTCATCGACATCGTCGACACGATGGGCCGGTTCGGCCGGTTGCAGATCGCCAACCACCCGGCGCACGGCCTGGTCATGTCGACCATCGACCGCGCGGTGCTGGAGGAGATCCTCCGGCACAAGAAGATCAGCCCGATGCTGGGCACGCGCATCGACGAGGACACCGTGATCGTGCACCCGTCCGAACGCGGACGGCTCAAGCAGGCGCTGCTGAAGGTCGGCTGGCCCGCGGAGGACCTCGCGGGTTATGTCGACGGCGAGGCACACCCGATCGACCTGGCCGAGGTCGACTGGGAGCTGCGCGACTACCAGCGCAAGGCCGCCGAGGCGTTCTGGGCGGGCGGGTCCGGCGTCGTCGTGCTGCCGTGCGGCGCGGGCAAGACCCTGGTCGGTGCCGCGGCCATGTCGCACGCGAAGGCGACCACCCTGATCCTGGTGACGAACACCGTCGCCGGACGGCAGTGGAAGCGGGAACTGATCGCGCGCACCTCGCTCACCGAGGAGGAGATCGGCGAATACTCCGGGGAGAAGAAGGAGATCCGGCCGGTCACCATCGCGACCTACCAGGTGGTCACGCGCAAGACCAAGGGCGAGTACCGGCATCTGGACCTGTTCGACTCCCGCGACTGGGGCCTGGTGGTCTACGACGAGGTCCACCTGCTGCCCGCGCCGGTGTTCCGGATGACCGCGGACCTCCAGTCGCGGCGGCGGCTCGGGCTGACGGCGACCCTGGTGCGCGAAGACGGGCGCGAAGGCGACGTGTTCTCCCTGATCGGCCCGAAGCGGTACGACGTCCCCTGGCGCGACATCGAGGCGCAGGGCTGGATCGCGCCGGCGGAATGCACCGAGGTCCGGGTGACCCTCACGGACGCCGAAAGGCTCGCGTACGCGACTGCCGAGGCCGAGGAGCGGTACAAACTGGCGGCGACCGCGGACACCAAGACCAAGGTGATCAAAGCGCTGGTCGACCGGCATCCGGGCGAGCCGACACTGGTCATCGGGGCCTATCTCGACCAGCTGGAGATGATCGGCGACGAACTCGACGCGCCGGTGATCCAGGGCGCCACACGGAACAAGGAACGCGAGGAACTGTTCGACGCGTTCCGGCGCGGTGAGATCAGGACGCTGGTCGTCTCGAAGGTCGCGAACTTCTCGATCGACCTGCCGGAGGCCTCGGTCGCGATCCAGATCTCCGGGACGTTCGGCTCGCGGCAGGAGGAGGCCCAGCGGCTCGGGCGGCTGCTGCGGCCCAAGGGCGACGGACGGCAGGCGCACTTCTACTCGGTCGTCTCGCGGGACACCGTCGACACGGAATACGCGGCGCACCGGCAGCGGTTCCTGGCCGAACAGGGTTACGCGTACCGGATCGTGGACGCGGACGACCTGCTGCGCCCCCTGTAG